gatcatgaagacgtcaacgtctgaagggaagcgcgggatacaatggacatctaggatgcagttggacgatctagacttcgcagaccatctggcccttctatcccaaacgcaacaacaaatgcaggagaagacgaacagtgtggcagcagcctcagcagcagtaggtctcaacatacacaaacggaaaagcaagattctccgatacaacacaacatgtaacagtcaaatcacacttgacggagatttggaagatgtaaaaacctttacatatctgagcagcatcattgatgaacatggtggatctgatgcagatgtgaaggcgcggatcggtaaagcaagagcagcatattcacaattgaagaacatttggaactcaaaacaactgtcaaccaacaccaaggtcaggattttcaatacaaatgtcaagacagttctactgtatggggtggaaacttggagaactatgaaagccatcatccagaagatacatgtGCTTATtagcagttgtctacgcaaaatacttcgggtccgttgaccggacactattagcaacaacccactatgggagagaacaaaccagatcccagcggaggaagaaattaggaagaattgctagaagtggataggacacacattgaggaaggcacccaactgcgtcacaagacaagccctcacttggaattctcaaggccaaaggataagatgaagaccaaagaacacattacgccgggaactagagatagacatgaggaGAATGAACAAGAGTTGTATGGAAGCAGAAAAGAAGTTCCTGGGCatgagtgggttggagaatgctggtcggcggcctatgctccattaggagtaacaggcgtaagtaagtattagtTTATACTGAATAAGTTTATCAAGCGTTCGGTACGGAACTGATTATTCTGAACGTGACACAATTGCATGAGGTCGAAAGAAATTGAGAGACCGTTTCTTAAGTTATTTTGAAATGTTGATGTGATAAAGACTTCAAAACAATGTTTATTGAACCCATCAATATGTTTCGGCTGAAAAATATTGTGAATAATTGGTTAGAAATCACGTAAGCAGTACGATAATTAAATTGAAATCCCAGAGAGATCGGTACAAAATGTTATTGCTTTTctcattcacttatttatatttttttaaaagtaaaattaAATATCACAAAATTCATGCTCTCATGAAGCACAAAAATGGGCAGTTTTGGAAGTGGGCATCAAGGGAGGGAGGATTAGATGAACCATTTGATTAAATATGTGCAAGTGGAACAAAAACAAAAGCTAAGTGGAACAATCATAGgtaattttgtaaaatatttgaaataaataaatcagaaaCCCATAAATTAACCTTTTGCAAAACATATTTAACGTCTTAACATCAGTAGTACAAAAGGTGTAATAAATAAACCGATAGACGCTGCTATCGACACTGAGTTAGCCACAGTACCGCTTGTGTGCAGAAAAATATGTTGTAACAGACTGAATAAACCAGATATGACACTTGAAATACTATTTAATGTGCCAAAATAACGTATTGGAAAACCTGTCAACAAATAACTGACATATGCGCTAAACATTATTGATCGAACAATAACTAAACAGACAAATGCTGTATAAATTGCAACCGTGTTGGGAATAAACATCATTGTACTTAAAATAACAGCAAATATGGACATTATTGTCATTGCAGGTACTAAGCCACAAATGTAATTATAATACATTTTTCTATTAGATACATTGAATTTGTTACTAATCAGTATATTTGCCACTTTATCACGTGAACACCTcaaagaaaaatcaataattactCCAGAAACAGGTGCTGCGAAAAAGCCGCACATTGAGAAAACTGAAGACACTTCTAACAGATGTTCAACTAGTTTTTTATCTGTTGGAAACAAATGAACTAGTTGTCTGTATAACTGACTTAAGAATATGGCAAAACGAAATAAGCCAAGAGTAATCCATAAATTAATCAATGCATACGAAGCTGAAAAGATGCATTTTCTCAGTGTTGGGAAACGTTCATCAATCACATTCGACAGTTCTTTGTCAACGTCAACTGATGATGATTCTTCCAAACAACTTTCCTTTGAATAAGAAACAAAAGCTCTATAAAATGTCGTTATCAGTTTGACAAAGGTAAAACTATGAAATAATTCTAAACATATAAACACAATCTAATTATAAACAATCGTAAAACTGGTCATCTAAGAATTAATAAAGTTTCCGAGTAACCTGTACATGATCCTTAAATCACTCATTGTTATTAATAACCAACGCGCGAAGAAACTGTGTTCATCCTCTATCATAAATAACACAATGGAAACAAACTCAGTTTTCGTCTAGCCGTATAACGATTAAATAAATTTCTTGATTCTGGAACGAAAGGTGGATGGAGATGCAAAGCATGTCAGATCTTAATGTTTGTATGTTATACATATTAAACATCATCTTAAAAAGACAGAACATAGAGTCGCTTAAACCTTATTTTTTGTCGAACTGACCTGCACGTAGCCTAAACACCATACTTTTGATATTTCATACAAAACCAGTTCACGAAAACAGAATATTAACATGTTGTTTTGCAGTCTGGATTTGTGACAACATTGATTTCAGGTGACGATAATATTTCAATTGTAGGAACTTAATAACATAGTCATACGTAAtgattaaacaataataaacttTTACTTACTCGTGACTGAAAAACTGATTTCGTTACTTCAGTTTTTGCAAATTTCTCCATATCTACTGACTTCATAGTGAGAATGAACATTGCTATGAACAAACCCATAATAAATGAACCTATTGATAAAGATATAAATGACCACTGAAGTGAAAAATAGGGGTGATATTTCGATACAGCATACGCTACAACTGTACTCGAATCAAAGGCTCCGGAAATAAGTGATATGCATATTCCACGAAAATGTGGGAACATTGAACTAATTTGTTGATTACAAATTAGGCTGCATATACTACTTAGTGCAACCAGAGCACCAGCAGTAAAGAAAAGTGGTGCCACTTTGCCAGTTGTAAAAGCAAACATAACAGTACCGGCAGCATACACTAACGTCGAAACCAATTTTAAAGGTCTCAATCCAACTCTATCCATAAATATTCCGGCCAATGTAATGAGGCACAAATGTGAAACAAACCATACGTTAAAGCTGATTCCAAACATATCTTCGTCGTACATACAACCAGATTGTGTGCAGTTGTAAGCGAATAAACCCAAGGATTTGTAAATACCAATTAGGGAATTAAATCCATAGTGATATCCTCCAAAAAAGAATAAATCCAGAATACAGAGAATAAGTCCTACATAACGACGTATACTGGACGGAAAACAGTTGTCAAGTTGTGCACCTGAAAGAAATTTGTAAAACGTTAGCTGTATAACCAATATTGATATGAGTTATGAAGCTTTCATTACATCAACTAACTTGATAATTCATTTCGACGAGTAGTATAAACTATCAGTTACAGTTTAGATTCAACAAATCAATATGTACTAACATATCTAATAAGCCTAACATTAATTAAGACATCTAAAATgtcatttaaaagaaatttcacgCTAGTGCATGAAAGCATAGAAACTAATTATTAATAACTATACTCAACCGTTGTATAAAATGAGTACATCTTTTATGACTGAGTAGGATAACAAATGTTTTAACAATTCCCTTAGTTATAATACAATGAGAATACAAGATGGAAGTTATGATGGAAAATAAAGTTGAAAagcatatttataaataattatcgTTGGCTCACATAAAATCTTATTTCACACATAACATGTTGCAAAACACTGAAAACTACTTGATGcaagataatttttttttaaaataacataaaattaaGGCATTTGGTCATCTAAACCTGAATAAGagtcctttattattattactattattattggctttattcaacattatatttttggtacagtacagaattctcagcacaaagtatttcaaaaagtttccgtttcttacttcttggtcgatcctgacaataaatattgagtggtcgccagcTAGAAGTTAGCAGTCCAGGAGTCGACACCTGAATAATGTTCTTTCTTTtcgctgcatattgccagcaaccacgatgtccTTTTGTAACTCATATGGGggaaggttgtaaacttttcataagcGCACCTTATTAGGTTGtgcaattaataaacataatgatgttTTAGAACTAGCAGAAACAgatcacttgttgaaatatctagagggtagaaacaggtagcccagatgttcaAGTAAGCCGCCAATTTACCTCATAAAGTTAGATTATCATACTGTTACATTCACCTTTTTGATAACGTAAGTGATTATCCTGATTATTCTAGCTAAACCTTTTATTAGTCAAGTAATAAAAAATCCGAAAAATTACCTAGTTAAGTATTTTAACAAAGCTGTGATTAAATCGGCCTAAAAACGGTTTCAATGAAATCTCAATTTATGAAAAGCAGTTGTAAGGAAAAAccgaataacaatgaaaactatTGATATACGAACAGGTAGTTCATGAGATTATGCGTTTTGAAACAAAACTCAGTCCATACTATAAGTTTCATGTGGAGATTTACTTCAGCTAACGTTCAGTTAGAGACCACTGTTGTAAGATACCTTTTCCACTGGTCACAGATACGACGTGCCTCACTTAGAAGAATCAGCTAATATTGAAATCAATGTTTTCAGAAAAATCAACTGCCCAGATTGAAAATACTATTATTTTATATCTAATAATGACCATTTTCGGAATGTCTAGTAAAAATATGACACATATTTGAAGCACCATGACATTTTATAAGTTACACTGCAGCACACAGAGAGTTATGAGCATAAAGTTTCTCCAAAATGttagattatttaaaattcaacCAGTCACTGACAGGATATTTGAAATGTACGAAACTTCAATTGTTTTTAAGATCAGTGGAAAATAAATTCGAATTGTTCGGTAGAACAGCTGTTTAGAACATGTTTTAATTACTgtgatttcaaataaatttacataaaGCATCTAAGCAGTTTTAGCTATTTACTTAAGCTAGATACCATGTTTATCATCAATATCCAGCACTATGGGTCTTTGTAAGTTGGGAATTTTCCAAAAACTCATAGGATTTCAGACAAATTTGACTCTTATAAAGACGTAATAACAAACACAATTTGATGTTTTCTTATTACCATTTTCTTAGCCAAAAGTCGTATTTTTGTTTAGTATTTAAAAACTCAACAACTtggtaaattaaatatttaaatttctaAATTAAACATTGTGTAGAATAATCAAATCTTCTTTTATAGAGCTATTactgtaaatgaataaaatcccTATGCACTTAAAATTAAATAAGAGCAAGATGACTCCAGTCAGTAACAAAAAATAGAGACTTGCATACACGTCCATTAGTTTAAGTCGCCAAAACACATTGTTGCAGGAAGATGAGATTAACAACAAAAATGTTAGAGTAGCAGTAGAAGAAAAATCAGTGGTCGTAAAAAATGACTAAGAACAGACAATATGATTTGAAAAGAAAGAATTAACTTGAAGAACGGAAGTATAGTATATTTTCAAAACTTAAaatttaagtaaagatggagaATAGACATTTCTGGTCCATTGAGATTGATTCTGAGTTATTTCGCCCGGTGTGCTCAGTCACCACTAGTAATAAATGCCTAAACCCCAACAAACagtgatttcatggattggtgTAACGTAATGTAGCAATAAGTGTTCTATATCATATTCTCCAAAGTGAAAGATACAGCCAAATACTTCACTTGCAAGTAGTGAATTAATCAAAAGTGTAACAGTCAAGAATTAAGATTTTGCAT
The genomic region above belongs to Schistosoma haematobium chromosome 2, whole genome shotgun sequence and contains:
- a CDS encoding hypothetical protein (EggNog:ENOG4113C9S~COG:G) — its product is MYDEDMFGISFNVWFVSHLCLITLAGIFMDRVGLRPLKLVSTLVYAAGTVMFAFTTGKVAPLFFTAGALVALSSICSLICNQQISSMFPHFRGICISLISGAFDSSTVVAYAVSKYHPYFSLQWSFISLSIGSFIMGLFIAMFILTMKSVDMEKFAKTEVTKSVFQSRESCLEESSSVDVDKELSNVIDERFPTLRKCIFSASYALINLWITLGLFRFAIFLSQLYRQLVHLFPTDKKLVEHLLEVSSVFSMCGFFAAPVSGVIIDFSLRCSRDKVANILISNKFNVSNRKMYYNYICGLVPAMTIMSIFAVILSTMMFIPNTVAIYTAFVCLVIVRSIMFSAYVSYLLTGFPIRYFGTLNSISSVISGLFSLLQHIFLHTSGTVANSVSIAASIGLFITPFVLLMLRR